In a single window of the Streptacidiphilus sp. P02-A3a genome:
- a CDS encoding alpha/beta fold hydrolase produces the protein MAGIGAIEHSFVEVNGVRLHLAAQGDGPLVLLLHGFPECWYSWRHQFRPLAEAGYRVVAPDQRGYARSEQPPDPLAYSLPQLSADVVGLVHALGEERAVVVGHDWGAPVAWTTAMLRPDVVRGVAGLSVPPLLPGGMPPPSRTLEQYGAGYYQLYFQQPGRADAELALDPAATFRRLLYAASGDNPATEPPRPWVIPAGRTLLETMPEPERLPAWLTEADIGAFVREYAGHGDRAFTGGLNWYRNIERNQELLEPFRGRGIEMPALYVAGDRDMVTGLRGMDRLLGSLDRVAPRLHARVLLPGCGHWTQQERPEEVNAALLDFLARLP, from the coding sequence CAGCTTCGTGGAGGTCAACGGCGTCCGGCTGCACCTCGCCGCGCAGGGCGACGGGCCGCTGGTCCTGCTGCTGCACGGGTTCCCCGAGTGCTGGTACTCCTGGCGGCACCAGTTCCGGCCGCTGGCCGAGGCCGGCTACCGGGTGGTCGCGCCCGACCAGCGCGGCTACGCCCGCAGCGAGCAGCCACCGGACCCGCTGGCGTACAGCCTGCCGCAGCTGAGCGCGGACGTGGTCGGGCTGGTCCACGCGCTGGGCGAGGAACGGGCGGTGGTGGTCGGCCACGACTGGGGAGCGCCGGTCGCCTGGACCACCGCGATGCTGCGTCCGGACGTGGTGCGCGGGGTCGCCGGGTTGAGCGTCCCGCCGCTGCTGCCGGGCGGGATGCCCCCGCCCTCGCGCACCCTGGAGCAGTACGGCGCGGGCTACTACCAGCTCTACTTCCAGCAACCCGGGCGCGCCGACGCCGAGTTGGCCCTGGACCCGGCCGCGACCTTCCGCCGCCTGCTGTACGCCGCCTCCGGCGACAACCCGGCCACCGAGCCGCCGCGCCCGTGGGTGATCCCGGCCGGGCGGACGCTGCTGGAGACCATGCCGGAGCCGGAGCGGCTGCCCGCCTGGCTGACCGAGGCGGACATCGGGGCCTTCGTCCGGGAGTACGCCGGGCACGGGGACCGGGCCTTCACCGGCGGACTCAACTGGTACCGCAACATCGAGCGCAACCAGGAGCTGCTGGAGCCGTTCCGGGGCCGGGGGATCGAGATGCCCGCCCTGTACGTCGCCGGGGACCGCGACATGGTGACCGGGCTGCGCGGCATGGACCGGCTGCTCGGCTCGCTGGACCGGGTCGCGCCGCGGCTGCACGCCCGGGTGCTGCTGCCGGGCTGCGGGCACTGGACCCAGCAGGAGCGCCCGGAGGAGGTCAACGCGGCGCTGCTGGACTTCCTGGCGCGGCTGCCCTGA